The following are encoded in a window of Tessaracoccus flavescens genomic DNA:
- the fumC gene encoding class II fumarate hydratase, which produces MGNRIEKDSMGEIEVAEDQYWGAQTERSLHNFDIGRDTFVWGRDMIRALGVLKKAAAQANAELGELPRETADLIVRAADEVIEGRLDDHFPLVVFQTGSGTQSNMNSNEVISNRAIELAGGVLGSKTPVHPNDDVNRGQSSNDTFPTAMHIAVVSELNSRLYDSVARLRDVLAEKAEAFDDVVMVGRTHLQDATPVRLGQVIGGWVAQLDFAVEGIRTADGRARDLAIGGTAVGTGLNANPAFGALAAEKISQETGLEFRQADNLFAALSAHDSLVEVSGALRVLAGALMKIANDVRWYASGPRNGIGEITIPENEPGSSIMPGKVNPTQSEAMTMVVARVFGNDATVGFAGSQGNFQLNVFKPVMSHAVLESIRLISDACVSFTDHCAVGIEPNLERIRENLDSNLMQVTALNPHIGYDNAAKIAKQAHREGTSLRESALANGVSAEDFDAWVVPRDMTGR; this is translated from the coding sequence ATGGGCAATCGCATCGAAAAAGACTCCATGGGTGAGATCGAGGTCGCAGAGGACCAGTACTGGGGAGCGCAGACTGAGCGCAGCCTGCACAACTTCGACATCGGCCGCGACACCTTCGTCTGGGGGCGCGACATGATCCGCGCGCTCGGCGTGCTGAAGAAGGCGGCCGCACAGGCCAACGCCGAGCTGGGCGAGCTTCCCCGGGAGACGGCCGACCTGATCGTCCGCGCGGCCGATGAGGTGATCGAGGGCAGGCTCGACGACCACTTCCCGCTCGTGGTCTTCCAGACCGGATCCGGCACGCAGTCCAACATGAACTCCAACGAGGTCATCTCGAACCGGGCGATCGAGCTCGCAGGCGGGGTACTGGGCTCCAAGACGCCCGTCCACCCCAATGACGACGTGAACCGCGGCCAGTCCTCCAACGACACGTTCCCCACCGCGATGCACATCGCCGTGGTCAGCGAACTGAACTCCCGCCTCTACGACAGCGTCGCCCGACTGCGCGATGTGCTCGCGGAGAAGGCGGAGGCTTTCGACGATGTCGTCATGGTGGGGCGCACCCACCTCCAGGACGCGACACCGGTGCGCCTCGGACAGGTGATCGGCGGGTGGGTGGCCCAGCTCGACTTCGCGGTGGAGGGGATCAGGACGGCGGACGGGCGGGCACGTGATCTGGCGATCGGCGGCACCGCGGTCGGCACCGGCCTCAACGCCAATCCCGCCTTCGGAGCGCTCGCCGCGGAGAAGATCAGCCAGGAGACCGGGCTCGAGTTCCGCCAGGCAGACAACCTCTTCGCCGCGCTCAGCGCCCATGATTCGCTCGTCGAGGTGAGCGGGGCGCTCCGCGTCCTCGCCGGAGCGCTCATGAAGATCGCCAACGATGTGCGCTGGTACGCGAGCGGTCCGCGCAACGGCATCGGGGAGATCACCATCCCGGAGAACGAGCCGGGAAGCTCGATCATGCCGGGCAAGGTGAACCCCACCCAGTCGGAGGCGATGACCATGGTGGTGGCCCGGGTCTTCGGCAATGACGCGACGGTCGGCTTCGCCGGCTCCCAGGGCAACTTCCAGCTCAACGTCTTCAAGCCGGTGATGTCGCACGCCGTGCTCGAGTCGATCCGGCTCATCTCCGACGCCTGCGTCTCGTTCACCGACCATTGCGCGGTGGGCATCGAGCCGAACCTGGAGCGGATCAGGGAGAACCTCGACTCGAACCTGATGCAGGTCACCGCCCTCAACCCGCACATCGGCTACGACAACGCAGCCAAGATCGCCAAGCAGGCGCACAGGGAGGGCACCTCGCTGCGCGAGTCGGCCCTTGCCAACGGCGTCAGTGCCGAGGACTTCGATGCCTGGGTCGTTCCCCGGGACATGACCGGCCGCTGA
- a CDS encoding beta-L-arabinofuranosidase domain-containing protein encodes MVQDDGVAIVQYGPSTMRLDGISLRVETDYPYDPEVRVSIDEAEVPFALDLRIPAWAEGATVDGSPVAPGAHRVEGVSAGDVVVLRLPLEPRITRPDSRIDAVRGTIAVERGPFVLCAESVDLPGDLSVNELVVDADAGVEALGAGAVVRGRRLSAADAGWPYGGEAGAATGEAFDVPLIPYHSWANRGPSTMRVWLPGS; translated from the coding sequence ATGGTGCAAGATGACGGGGTGGCGATCGTCCAGTACGGGCCCTCTACGATGCGCCTGGACGGGATCTCGCTGCGTGTCGAGACGGACTATCCGTACGATCCGGAGGTCAGGGTGAGCATCGACGAGGCAGAGGTCCCCTTCGCGCTCGACCTGCGCATCCCGGCCTGGGCCGAGGGCGCCACCGTGGACGGCTCACCTGTCGCACCGGGCGCGCACCGGGTCGAGGGCGTGTCCGCGGGTGACGTGGTGGTGCTGCGGCTGCCGCTCGAGCCCCGCATAACACGCCCGGACAGCCGGATCGACGCAGTGCGCGGCACCATCGCCGTCGAGCGGGGGCCATTCGTGCTCTGCGCGGAGTCGGTGGACCTGCCGGGAGACCTGAGCGTCAACGAGTTGGTCGTTGACGCGGATGCGGGCGTCGAAGCGCTCGGCGCCGGGGCCGTCGTGCGGGGTCGACGCCTCTCGGCCGCCGACGCAGGGTGGCCGTACGGAGGTGAGGCCGGAGCCGCAACGGGCGAGGCCTTCGACGTGCCGCTGATTCCCTACCACTCCTGGGCCAACCGCGGCCCTTCGACGATGCGGGTCTGGCTGCCCGGGTCCTGA